The Methylocella silvestris BL2 DNA segment TGCCGGCAGCTGAGGCAGGAGGGCGGAAAGACGAGGTCGGCGGCGGCGCGCCCGGCGAGGCGCAACGGCGGCGCGATCGAGCCGAAGGCCGAGCGCAGCATGGCGCCCGCGACAGTGAAGGGATCGCTGGCGCGGCGCGCGCGAATCATCGGATTTCAACCCCGCATTCGGCGGCGATGGCGCGCCGCAGGAGATCTTGCAGCGCTTCGACGATCTTGGCGCCTTTCGCGCCGATTGCAACGGCGCCGATCCGCTCGACGGGGGCGATCAGCCGGAGACTGTTGGTCATGAAGGCGGCATCGGCGGCGCAGAATTCCTCAAGGGTCAGCGCGCGTTCCCGGCAGTGGAGGCCGAGCGCCGGCCCCTGCTCCAGCAGAAACCCCCGGATGATTCCGGGCAGCGCGCCGTCTGCAAGCGGCGGGGTCGCGAGTTCGTCGCCATAGAGCGCAAACAGATTGCCGATCGAGGCGCAGGCGACGCGTCCCGCGCCGTTGAGAAACAGCGCCTCATTGCAGCCGCGCGCGGCTGCCCTCCGCATGGCGAGGATGGCGTCGAGATAGGAAAGCGTTTTCAGGCGCGAGGTCGGCGAGGTTTCATTGCGCCGGATTTCCGCGACGTCGATCGCAAGCGGCGGCCCGAAGAAGGCCGGCGTGAAGGGCGAAAGGGCGCCAAAGATCGCCGGCTTCTGAACGCCGGTGGGAACAAGGCCGCGCAGCCCCGCGCCGCGCGTGACGGTGACGCGCAGCACATGCCGCTCCCCGCCGGCCGCGAGCGCGCCGATACATTGGCGGATGGAGCCTTCGTCGGCGTCGATCCCAAGTTCGCGCAACGCGTTCATGAGACGCGCAAGATGCGCCTCTGCGAGGAACGCGCGGCCGTTCAACACGAGCGCGGTATCGAACACGCCGTCGCCGAGCGTCAGCCCCCGGTCGCCAAGATCGAACGGCGCGCGGGCGTCCGGGTAGAGGGCGCCGTCAAGCCAGTACATCATGCGCCTTCGTTCGACGGGCGCCGCGCGCGAACGCAAGTCTCAAAGTATTGCATCAAAATATGATCCAGATCATTGACAGGGAAAATTATACTCCTGTTGTGTTGGCGTCGAGGCGCTCGCGACTGCCGGTTCAGCGCTTTTTTGAAACTGCCGCCGCCTTTTCTCCTGCGGGCTGTTGTGCGAGGCCGGCGAAAGCGAGCGCGTTGTTGCGGCCGAGCGCAAGCACCTGATCGGAGAGCGCCTTATCGGCGATCACACGGGCGAGCTGCAGGCTTCCCATCAATTGGGCGAAGATCCCATAGGCCAAACCGAGACGATGCTCGGGAGATAATTTTTCCGGCAGGCCTGTCGAAATCCGGGCGATGAGGCGTTGCAGCTCCTTGCCGAATGCGGCGCGGGTGGCTTTTGGACGGCGCGTCACCTCGGGCGCGAGGGCCGCCATGGCGCAGCTGGTCGCGGGCTTATCGCGATGCGCTGGAGATAGATAAAAATCGACATAGGCGCGCAAATCGAGAGGCGACGCGGGGTCGGCGGTCACGCCCTTCGCATAGGCGGAGGAGGAGCTGAGCGCGAGAATCAGCGCTTCCTTGACCAAGGCTTCCTTCGAGGCGAAATGGGCGTAGAACCCGCCATGGGTCAGCCCTGCGTCGGCCATGAGCGAGGCGACGCCGACGCCGTCAACTCCTTCCGCCCGAAACCGTTGAGCGGCGATCTCGACGACGCGGCGATGCGTATCAGCCTTATGGCCCTTCTCATATCTTGACATTCAAGCCTCACAGCAAATCGGTTGCAGCATAATATTCGAATCGAAATTCACTACATAAAATGATATGAGTAATGTCTGTGCGGGCAAAGCGCAAAGTTGTTCCGCGGCGCAAAAGCGTCCGTTGCGCCAAACCACAGGCGCGGGACGTTCGTCATATGTGCGGCGCGGAGGAATGGGGCGCGGCGGCTCTATTCGTCGTTTTCGCTGGTCAGGTCTTCGACGTCGATCGAGCCGCCGTTTTGTGATCCGTTCTTCAGGCGGACGCCCGGATAGCCGTCG contains these protein-coding regions:
- a CDS encoding aminotransferase class IV, with amino-acid sequence MMYWLDGALYPDARAPFDLGDRGLTLGDGVFDTALVLNGRAFLAEAHLARLMNALRELGIDADEGSIRQCIGALAAGGERHVLRVTVTRGAGLRGLVPTGVQKPAIFGALSPFTPAFFGPPLAIDVAEIRRNETSPTSRLKTLSYLDAILAMRRAAARGCNEALFLNGAGRVACASIGNLFALYGDELATPPLADGALPGIIRGFLLEQGPALGLHCRERALTLEEFCAADAAFMTNSLRLIAPVERIGAVAIGAKGAKIVEALQDLLRRAIAAECGVEIR
- a CDS encoding TetR/AcrR family transcriptional regulator is translated as MSRYEKGHKADTHRRVVEIAAQRFRAEGVDGVGVASLMADAGLTHGGFYAHFASKEALVKEALILALSSSSAYAKGVTADPASPLDLRAYVDFYLSPAHRDKPATSCAMAALAPEVTRRPKATRAAFGKELQRLIARISTGLPEKLSPEHRLGLAYGIFAQLMGSLQLARVIADKALSDQVLALGRNNALAFAGLAQQPAGEKAAAVSKKR